A genomic segment from Aegilops tauschii subsp. strangulata cultivar AL8/78 chromosome 1, Aet v6.0, whole genome shotgun sequence encodes:
- the LOC109774801 gene encoding uncharacterized protein, giving the protein MHPVESGVSENLEGAKNEYAAAEYDPLPAVDGLRITGEAFPGRELQVSGYSINGTTSCNFEWVRYLEDGLQKFIEGARQPTYLVTADDVDTILAVEVQPLDNRERKGGIVKVYANEERKIPCDPETKELIKQTLSVGHVSYEVLLPAVPVLETWEPAVLAVTRKGYSIKCNGQCGVVVTETFQQYMAISIPCGRPTEFLLQSADGDECSLKPAENSQYMMK; this is encoded by the exons ATGCACCCTGTTGAGAGTGGTGTATCAGAAAATCTAGAGGGAGCTAAGAATGAATACGCAGCTGCAGAGTACGACCCGCTGCCAGCAGTAGATGGGCTAAGAATCACTGGTGAAGCTTTTCCTGGAAGAGAACTTCAAGTGAGTGGGTATTCCATCAACGGGACCACAAGCTGCAACTTTGAG TGGGTACGCTATTTGGAAGATGGATTGCAGAAGTTCATAGAAG GTGCACGGCAGCCCACATATCTAGTTACCGCGGATGATGTGGACACTATACTAGCCGTTGAGGTCCAGCCACTAGATAACCGAGAAAGAAAG GGGGGCATCGTTAAGGTTTATGCTAATGAGGAAAGAAAAATTCCTTGTG ATCCTGAAACTAAGGAGCTTATCAAGCAAACCCTTTCAGTTGGCCATGTGTCTTATGAAGTTCTTCTGCCTGCG GTTCCGGTTTTAGAAACGTGGGAACCTGCTGTATTGGCAGTAACGAGGAAAGGTTACAGCATTAAGTGCAACGGACAGTGTGGTGTTGTTGTTACAGAAACTTTCCAGCAATACATGGCT ATCAGTATCCCATGTGGGCGTCCTACTGAATTTTTACTTCAGTCTGCTGATGGTGATGAGTGTAGTCTCAAGCCTGCAGAAAATTCCCA GTACATGATGAAATGA